One stretch of Filifactor alocis ATCC 35896 DNA includes these proteins:
- a CDS encoding alpha/beta hydrolase: MFYKQSKKRKILSVIIIAIVISVGSTVLVGNYFLKVAIIRQDKKPKVAPPDGLSETDLNKINQSKEQYKERREKIFKNDAVHKQEVTITSDDGLKLKADEYTQHGEKSDMWVIVVHGYKSHRHKEAPQNITATYLEQGYQVLAPDHRAHGESEGKFIGMGYLERKDIVNWIEYILDKNPNAKISLHGVSMGGATVIMVSGEPLPPNVYAIVEDSGYTSAWEEFESELKYLYHLPTFPVLNMADVMSRIRAGYALKDASCVPMLQNTTVPMLFIHGDKDSFVPFYMLEQNYQAYTGDTKEKLIVHGAGHVQSYLLETEKYWDTVFQFLKKYQG; this comes from the coding sequence ATGTTTTATAAACAGTCAAAAAAGAGGAAAATATTATCAGTAATTATCATCGCTATTGTAATCAGTGTAGGAAGTACTGTTTTGGTGGGGAATTATTTTCTTAAAGTTGCAATTATTCGACAAGATAAAAAGCCGAAAGTTGCTCCGCCTGATGGATTGAGTGAAACGGATTTGAATAAAATCAATCAATCAAAAGAGCAATATAAAGAGAGACGAGAAAAAATTTTTAAGAATGATGCAGTTCATAAACAAGAGGTCACAATTACGTCTGATGACGGGTTAAAATTGAAAGCGGATGAATATACACAACATGGTGAAAAATCTGACATGTGGGTAATCGTGGTACACGGTTACAAATCTCATCGACATAAGGAAGCTCCTCAAAACATAACAGCCACCTATTTAGAGCAAGGATATCAGGTGTTGGCTCCGGATCATAGAGCCCATGGAGAATCAGAAGGAAAATTTATCGGAATGGGATATTTGGAGCGAAAGGATATTGTAAATTGGATAGAATATATTTTGGATAAAAATCCAAATGCCAAGATATCACTGCATGGAGTATCTATGGGAGGTGCTACAGTTATAATGGTATCGGGCGAGCCGCTTCCGCCAAATGTATATGCCATTGTTGAAGATTCGGGATATACATCTGCTTGGGAAGAGTTTGAATCAGAGCTGAAGTATTTGTACCATCTACCGACTTTTCCGGTATTAAATATGGCAGATGTTATGTCTCGTATTAGAGCGGGATATGCCCTTAAGGATGCTTCTTGTGTACCTATGTTACAAAATACAACGGTACCGATGTTATTTATTCATGGAGATAAAGATAGCTTTGTTCCGTTCTATATGTTGGAACAGAATTATCAGGCATATACCGGAGATACAAAAGAAAAATTAATTGTTCATGGAGCAGGTCATGTACAATCATATTTGTTAGAAACGGAAAAATATTGGGATACAGTATTTCAGTTTTTGAAGAAGTATCAAGGATAA
- the gltA gene encoding NADPH-dependent glutamate synthase, which produces MIDKKVKVPVREQEPKVRAGNFKEVCYGYDTNEAMLEATRCLNCKNPRCVQACPVGVNIPSFIAKVKDGDIEAAAQIIAQNSSLPAVCGRVCPQESQCEGSCVVGIKNEAVSIGKLERFVADWARERDLNVSKKDPSNGIKVAVIGSGPSGLACAGDLAKKGYDVTIFEAFHEPGGVLTYGIPEFRLPKKEVVQYEIDSIRKLGVKIETNVIIGRTVTIEELFEEENFKAVFIGSGAGLPMFMGIPGENANGVLSANEFLTRVNLMKAYLEDYDTPIRRGKKVAVVGGGNVAMDAARTALRLGAESHIVYRRSDKELPARAEEVHHAKEEGIIFDTLTNPKEILTDDTGCVRAMRCVRMELGEPDESGRRRPVEIPNSEFEMEVDTVIMSLGTKPNPLITSTTDGLETNRKQCIVVNENGLTSLEGVYAGGDTVTGAATVISAMGAGKVAAKAMDEYLKEKYLSE; this is translated from the coding sequence ATGATAGATAAAAAAGTAAAAGTTCCCGTAAGAGAACAGGAACCGAAAGTAAGAGCAGGCAATTTTAAGGAAGTTTGTTATGGATATGACACTAACGAGGCGATGTTGGAAGCTACAAGATGTTTGAATTGTAAAAATCCTCGTTGTGTTCAAGCTTGTCCTGTAGGAGTGAACATTCCTTCTTTCATTGCAAAAGTAAAAGACGGAGATATTGAAGCCGCGGCTCAGATTATTGCACAGAACAGCTCTTTGCCGGCAGTGTGCGGCAGGGTTTGTCCGCAAGAATCGCAATGTGAAGGTTCTTGTGTTGTTGGAATCAAAAATGAGGCTGTTTCTATCGGAAAGTTAGAGAGATTTGTTGCGGATTGGGCAAGAGAGCGTGATTTGAATGTTTCAAAAAAAGATCCTTCTAACGGTATTAAAGTAGCAGTTATCGGCTCAGGACCTTCAGGACTTGCATGTGCAGGAGATTTGGCAAAAAAAGGATATGACGTAACAATATTTGAAGCATTCCACGAACCTGGCGGAGTGTTGACTTATGGAATTCCTGAGTTTCGTCTTCCGAAAAAAGAAGTTGTACAGTATGAAATTGATTCGATTCGCAAACTGGGTGTAAAAATTGAAACAAATGTTATCATAGGTCGTACTGTTACAATTGAGGAATTGTTCGAAGAAGAGAATTTCAAAGCGGTATTTATCGGATCCGGAGCAGGACTTCCTATGTTTATGGGAATTCCGGGTGAAAATGCAAATGGTGTATTGTCCGCAAATGAATTTTTGACAAGAGTAAATCTGATGAAAGCATACTTGGAAGATTATGATACTCCGATTCGAAGAGGAAAAAAAGTAGCAGTTGTAGGCGGTGGAAATGTTGCGATGGACGCAGCCAGAACAGCATTGAGATTGGGTGCGGAATCTCATATCGTATATCGCAGAAGCGACAAAGAGTTACCTGCAAGAGCGGAAGAAGTGCATCATGCAAAAGAAGAGGGTATCATTTTTGACACATTGACAAATCCAAAAGAAATTTTGACAGATGATACAGGATGCGTTCGTGCAATGAGATGCGTTAGAATGGAGTTGGGAGAACCTGATGAATCCGGAAGAAGAAGACCTGTTGAAATTCCGAATTCTGAATTTGAGATGGAAGTGGATACTGTTATCATGTCACTTGGAACAAAACCGAATCCGTTGATTACTTCTACAACAGACGGATTGGAAACAAACAGAAAACAATGTATTGTTGTAAACGAAAATGGATTAACATCTTTAGAAGGAGTTTATGCCGGTGGAGATACGGTAACAGGAGCGGCTACAGTAATTTCTGCGATGGGAGCGGGAAAAGTTGCTGCAAAGGCTATGGATGAATATTTGAAAGAAAAATATCTATCAGAGTAA
- a CDS encoding sulfide/dihydroorotate dehydrogenase-like FAD/NAD-binding protein: MGYRIVHKKQLNNLVYLMDIEAPRVAKSAKPGQFVIVKIDERGERVPLTIADYDREKGTVSIVFQVVGMSSKKLSTLNEGDSLRDFVGPLGNPSDFIHEDIEKLKNKKFIFIAGGVGAAPVYPQVKWFKEHNLDVDVIIGAKTKDLLIFTEKMEQVAKNVYYATDDGSFGFHGMVTALLEDLVNNQGKAYDEAVVIGPMIMMKFASMTTKKLNIPTIVSLNTIMVDGTGMCGACRVRVGDEVKFACVDGPEFDGHLVNYDEAMRRQTMFKTEEGRKMLKYEEGDTHRPVGCDCEEVDE; this comes from the coding sequence ATGGGATATCGCATTGTACACAAAAAACAATTAAATAATCTTGTATATTTGATGGATATTGAAGCGCCGAGAGTGGCTAAGTCAGCAAAACCGGGACAATTTGTAATTGTGAAGATTGATGAAAGAGGAGAGAGAGTGCCTCTTACCATTGCTGATTACGACAGAGAGAAGGGAACGGTTTCTATTGTGTTCCAAGTAGTCGGAATGTCAAGTAAAAAATTATCTACATTGAATGAAGGGGATTCATTGAGAGATTTTGTAGGACCTCTTGGAAATCCAAGTGACTTTATTCACGAGGATATCGAAAAATTAAAGAACAAAAAATTTATTTTTATTGCAGGCGGAGTTGGAGCAGCACCGGTATATCCTCAAGTAAAATGGTTTAAAGAACATAATTTGGATGTAGATGTTATTATCGGAGCAAAAACAAAAGATTTGTTAATCTTCACAGAAAAGATGGAACAAGTTGCCAAAAATGTATATTATGCAACGGATGACGGTTCCTTTGGATTTCACGGAATGGTTACAGCCTTATTAGAAGACTTGGTAAATAATCAGGGAAAAGCTTATGATGAAGCAGTGGTTATCGGACCGATGATTATGATGAAATTTGCTTCTATGACAACAAAGAAATTAAATATTCCGACTATCGTGAGTTTGAACACTATTATGGTAGACGGAACAGGGATGTGCGGAGCATGTCGTGTTCGTGTCGGAGATGAAGTGAAGTTTGCTTGTGTAGATGGTCCGGAATTTGATGGTCATTTGGTAAACTATGATGAAGCAATGCGAAGACAAACCATGTTCAAGACGGAAGAAGGAAGAAAGATGTTGAAGTATGAAGAGGGAGATACACATCGACCTGTGGGCTGTGACTGCGAGGAGGTTGACGAATAA